The following is a genomic window from Solanum lycopersicum chromosome 6, SLM_r2.1.
TAGGATCAGTGATGCCTCCACCAGAATATTCACCGCTGAGTTCACGTTGACTCTCATCTTGTACAATCATGGCATAACATTGATTAACACTGGGTGGTGGATTTAGCATAAGTATCTGGCTTCTAGCTTGTGCATAGCTTTCATTCAAACCCATAAGAAACTGTAAAAACTTCTGCCTATCCATACTATCAGAATAATCCTTCGATTTAACACATTCGCAAGATGGAGGAGGAACTATTGAATCGAATTCATCCCAAAGGTCTTTCATCTTTGAATAATAAACTGAAACAGGGGAAATACCTTGAGTATGTGTAACTATGGCTTTGTGAAGATGAAAAATTCTGGACATATTGACTTTATCAAATCGTTCCTGCAGATCTAACCAAACTTGAGCTGCATTTGATCGAAAAAGAATTTCATTGACCAAATCCTTGCTAACATTGCTCATAATCCATGACAGGACCATTGCATTAAATCTGTCCCACTGTTTCTTCTCAATTTCAGTCGTGAAACCATCTCTTTGTATGCTGCCATCTATGAATCCTAACTTGTTCTTCGTGAGCAAATTCAATTGCATCGCCCGACTCCATAACGTATAATTCTCCATTCCAGTAAGCTGTATCCCAATTTGCACTGCCCCTGGTACATCGGAAGATCCCAGAAACAGAGGATGATCATGATCTATCTTCTTCGCCATTGATCATCAACTGTAAGCTACAGAATTGAACAGAATTTAACAGATCTCAATCCCTAAGCTCTGATATCATGAAGGAAACTGAATCTGATTGCACAATTGAATTATGGAGGAAGAAGCAATcacaattttattattgatcAGTTCAACCACAATGTATTACtctttacatatatatacacatgtatTAAGTGACTTATTTACAAGAAAACCATCTTCTAGAATCTTCTCAATATATCCTAACTAACTATCAACTAACTATCAACTAAATATTAACTAACTATCAACTAATCTAGTTAATTATTTACAATCTCTAATACATTTgacctaactttaatttaggaccacaaaattcaagtctttttatattcttaaactCTGTGTTAAATCAAAacagattattttttatgaaacgATGAGAGTAACTTGtctattaatttaattcatcGGCAATATGCTTGTCAGAAGTAGCTTGGTAGAACCTATTTGTCtgtctttttgtgtttttttttaacaattttggACTGAAGTTTGTAAGTGAAAAATAATATGGATAATAGAGTGAATGATATTcgtgaagtttttttttcttttctttttaatggtcatgaagttgaaaatttttatttttattctggTTAATGCTTATGTATAGAGAAAATggcaaaaatgattttttttttatcggaTGTACCCGAAGGGATGCAAAAATGGTTTTGAATGTAGGTTTAAAATAGTTTCTTACATATATATTGGATAATTTAAATAGTTAACGCTTTTAGTTTCGTCAAATATTTATCCGTTAAATTTACTGAATACTATAAAGAGAAATTAATGAAAACTCACTTTTAGAGTACATTTTTTGGtagtttttggaattttttaaatatctatttctAGGgtgtaattaaattttatagaatttttatatatctcaagtgtttaatacaatttttctgtttaatattttagGATTTGATAGAATTGTTTTGATGTTTATGACTAAATTTGTTTCCTTTTGTTATTGtcaaataatgaatataaattattaaatatttgacagagattaaaaatattatattttatggaATTTAAAAGATCAAAATTGTTGATTGCTTACTTGACAAACTATTTAGAATCTAATCTCCAACATGGAAGGGACcatttttgagattttcttcTTATGTGTACCTAATTATTCCCCTGTTAAAAGTGCTTCTTCATATACATTTTTTAATGAAAgacaagaaaataatattaaattaaacttgtattatttatgaataaatatgaattatatatgtcttatatattattttggtttgtATCACTAAGAACATGAGTGAtgtttgcaatatgtattacAAATGTATTGTGCATATGTTATAAATGTATTACAAATGtgttacttaaattatttttcttgatatcactaaaaaaagagtgaagtttgtaatatatattataaaaggTATTGTTCgtgattttaatacaattttaatacaattatgaaaaatatctaatacaactttaatacaaTCGCGATACAGCTCCAtttatataacatttttcaagtttcaatctAATCTTTCTCCTACaatcaattataaacttaaCCAAGTCCTcttaaaattaagatataaattccaaacgatatttttttaattatttgtcagAATAATCTATCCAAACTAATCACAAATtcgtaaaattcaaataatgaattcaaaattcgAAATATTATAATGACCATCAATTAAAACTGAACTCTTGTTActataattttaaagatttaaaatttCTATTGAGAACATGATTTTGtacaaatatttgatttttaatattccTCTTCTCTTCATGTTttgagtaaaaataataaaataagaggaaaatattatttaaatatagttATTTAAATGGAGATCTCAtctcaaagaagaaaaagaataaaataaaataaaatagggggaAAGATAATtaatgagagagagagacaaagaataaaaagaaagggAGGACAAGGAgaaaaaaagatagagaaagAGGCGGtacaatttcttattttaaaaaaatatatttttagttagaaaaattatgttgctatagatggtaaatatttttataatatagcaTGTATATGTGATTTACCCTTCAAAATAAGCCAACATTTTTAAACTTTATCAAATTATTCTTGCTAATGATGTAGGGAAAAAAATGGAAACTTTTACATATaaccacttaaaaataattaattactctccattgctatagtttgataattacaaatCGTAGCTACATATTATTTTGAGTatagaggcgagcgagactgggagagagagagagggagaaaagagcgggagaaaggtgaattgtatatgtatattggttagataattgtatattatgcacatgtaattgtatatatagcaAGAGAAATTGGGAGAGGaaagagagaggcgagcgagactgggagagggaggagtgaggcgagcgagatcgagagagggaggagagaggagagagagggcagagaatgggagagaggtgaatttatatgtatataattgtatataattgtacattatacatatacatttatataaataacaaGCAAggttgggag
Proteins encoded in this region:
- the LOC109120463 gene encoding uncharacterized protein, with product MAKKIDHDHPLFLGSSDVPGAVQIGIQLTGMENYTLWSRAMQLNLLTKNKLGFIDGSIQRDGFTTEIEKKQWDRFNAMVLSWIMSNVSKDLVNEILFRSNAAQVWLDLQERFDKVNMSRIFHLHKAIVTHTQGISPVSVYYSKMKDLWDEFDSIVPPPSCECVKSKDYSDSMDRQKFLQFLMGLNESYAQARSQILMLNPPPSVNQCYAMIVQDESQRELSGEYSGGGITDPTALLTNKSGSYQFGGSGSRGKGGRSYGSSRQQRGGGSYCDHCEMRGHTREDCNKLKHCTHCNMQGHTKDICFQLIGYPSDWKGKKRVNIVQASTAEGISQMQGQQRSEVESQFGPSTSRGVGPVSYFTPNQYNQILQMLKKHNMNEINAHMAGTFAVKNPGRVQLANGDTTLITNSGSSQLKGGSLHWESEGDW